In Candidatus Dormiibacterota bacterium, the sequence GTGATATCGGCGACGACTTTGAACGTCATGAACGCGACGTGTTGCGTTGCCGAATAGACGCCGTGCGTAATGAGCCAGTAGCCGTTGATGAGTTGATAGTCCAGCAAGATTTGTTCGTCGTCGCTGGTCGAACGCATCACGATGCGCGAGGGTAAGTGCGTGGCGGGGTCTTCGATGATGTCCGCCGGATAGAATCCATGGAAGCGCGGGGTGGGAGCGAGCAGCAGATGCACCGCGCCGTCGGTGGAATCGGGAGCGTACGTCGGTACGAAGAAGCTGTTATACGCCACCGTCTCGTTCACGCTTGGATCCGGAGCCGGAATCGCAAAATACCAGGGCTTCGCGCGCGTCAGGCTGATATCGACGCGCTTGAGATTCGCAAAATAGCTGAATCCAAAACTCGAAATCGGATCGAAAGACGGGATGATGGGGAAGGCTTGCCCGGTTCGCCGTTCTCCGTGCGGAAGATCCTGCATCACGGCGGTATCGTCGGCGACGCGCACGGCCACGCTCCGGTTGATGTCCTGCACTCGATTCGCTCCCGTGACGTGCGTGCGCTCGCGATACGTCATGTACGTCGGCTGCGATTGCTCGAAGGTTTGAGCCGTTCGGTTGACCAGGAGCGCGAAGGCGATATCGGGGCTGATCATGCGCAGGTTTCCTTCGCGAGAGGGATGCTCGCCACCGCCGCCGCAGTTCGAAGATCATGATCGCCCAAGCATCAACCGACGTTCTCGAGCGCGTCGTCGAACTACGCCGTGCCATCCATCGGCGCCCGGAACTCGGCTTCGAAGAGCACGAGACCTGCGCGTTGGTCGAGCGCGAATTGGACGCTTTGGGCATCGAGCACCGCCGCCTCGCGAAGACCGGCGTCGCAGGCATTCTTCGCGGTGCGCTTCCCGGCCACGTCGTAGCGCTACGAGCCGATATGGACGCCTTGCCGATTACCGAGCGCACGGGGCTGCCGTTTGCCTCCGAAATCGCGGGGAAAATGCACGCCTGCGGGCACGATGCGCACACCGCGATGCTCCTGGGCGCCGCTCGCGTCTTGGCGGGGATGCGCGAGCGGCTGCACGGTACCGTCGTTTTGATCTTTCAACCGGCCGAAGAAGGGCCCGGCGGAGCCGAGCCCATGATCGAGGCGGGGGTGCTGGACGATCCTGCGGTCGAGGCGATTGCGATGCTGCACGTCGATGCGCGGATCGCTCCCGGCCAGATCGGCATTACGCCGGGGCCGGTCAACGCGTCGGCAGACGAACTCTTCATCACGGTACGCGGCAAAGGCGGCCACGGGGCCTATCCGCACACCTCCGTCGATGCGATTCCGGCAGCGAGCGCGATCGTGCTCGGGTTGCAGAACATCGCCGCGCGCGAGACCGATCCGCTCAAGAGCGTCGTCGTGACCATAGGAACGATCGTCGGGGGGTATCGCAATAACGTGATCGCCGACGAGGTGCAGATGACCGGCACGCTGCGCGCCCACGAACCGGAGATTCGCGACGCGCTCGAAGCCCGGGTGCGACGCGTTGTCGACGGCATTGCCGCCGCGTATCAAGCTACAGCCGAAGTGCGCATCGTTAAGGGCTACCCGCCGGTCGTCAACGATCCGTTGCTGGCCGAGGGCTTCGCCGCCTACATGCACGAGCACAGCGAGTTGAGCGTCGAGCGCCTTCCCCCAACGATGGGCGGCGAGGATTTTGCGTACTTCGCGCAACGCGTGCCGGGTCTGCACGTCAGGCTCGGGATCCGGAGCGAAGCGGCCGGCTCGACTCATTCCGGGCACTCGCCGCAGTTCCGCATCGACGAGGCGGCCCTGCCGGCCGGGGTCGAAACCCTGGTGGCCTTTGCCGTCGCGGCCGGTGACGGAAGCGTCCCGATTCCTGAGAAAAAATACCAACTCTAGTGGGTGCGACAAAAGCAGGCACTACAGGTGGGGTATCGAACGAAACTGACATGGCGATTGTTAGCGAAAGCCTCGCCCACCCAGGCCAGCGTTCTTTTAGTGCCAGCTTGGATATCGATGCGTCTGCGGAGGATGCGTTCGGGCTGCTCTGTGCGGTCGAGAAATGGCCCGTCTGGCTCTCGATTCTGCGGAGCGCGAAGCTGGCCCATCCGGCTAACGCCCTAGCACTGGGGAGCGAAGTCGTCCTGCGAGCAAGCGTTCCGGGCGAAGAAGAGCAGCTCTACGAAGTCGACCAATACATCGCAAACTATCACCTTTCGCTGGTGGGAGCGTACTCGGTCCGGCGGCGCCTGGATTTTCGGATCGAACGCAAGACCTCGCGATCGCGGCTTCACGTGAAGCTGGCCTATCCAGCCTACGGCGGCCGCGTCGGGGTCCTGATGGACCGGTGGAAGCACGGCCGGCGCCTGACGCACGCCCTCGACGAAGCCTTACTCCATTTCAAGGGCTTGGCCGAGTACCGCAGCGCCGATGGATTGCTCACGGACCTCTAGCAGTCGTTGACCGCGACTGCTAGGGTTCGGTATACTGTCCACCATGCCGTTGTACGATTATCAGTGTTCCAAGTGCCAGGCCCTGACCGAGATTCGTCATGGCTTCGATGACAATCATAGCGACCCGTGCCCCAAGTGCGGCGGCGCGCTCAAGCGCGTTTTCAACCCGGCCCCGATCCTCTTCAAGGGCTCGGGATTTTACATCACCGATTCTCGCCCGTCCAAGCCTGCTGAATCCAAGCCTGCCGAATCCAAACCGGCTGAATCGAAATCGAGCGATTCGGCCGCCTGATGGCGCACGCGCAGCTCGGCCTCTGGGTCTTGATCGCCGGCTGCATCGGCGCGCTGGTGCTGATCGGCGCCGGTGGAGCGATTGCCGGACTCTCCGCTACGCGGTTGCAGCGCCACGCTGCGCGAACGCGTGACGCCGCGCTCGCAATCGTCGATCCCGCCAAACTCGCGGGCGATGTGGCACGCCTCAAGAGCGCCGCTGACGGTTGCTCCGCAGAACTCGCGCGACTCGCGGCGATTAGCGCCCATCTCTGGGACGTCGTAGGGCGCGTGGCGCGCCTGCTCCTGATCGTTCGTGCCTTTCTGGGCAGCGCGAGCTAGGTCGCTTCCGGTTCCTCGGGCGGCTCCCACTCCCAGGACGACTCCGGCGGTACCCCTTCGGGCGGCACCCCGAAAGCAACGCTCTCGCCCGGCATGGCAAATGGCGCGCCGAAGGGATACGGCTGCGGCGGGGGCACCGAGGCGGCATCGGGTGGCGTGGGCGCTCCAAACGGCAGACCCGGCGAGAAGCTCGGGACCGGTTCGGGCGACCCAAAGCCGAAGCCGGCGCTCTCTCCGAACCCCGCCTCTGTCGGGGCGTTAGCGGGTGCGGGCGCGGCATGCGATGCGGCAGAAGGCGGATCGATCGGCGGAAACTCATAGCCCGTCTCTTGGCTGACGATCGGCGCCGCCGACGCGCCCTGCACGGAAGCGGGCGACGGAACGACGGCGGCCGATGGGCGGGTCGCGATGGCGTTCTGCGTGCTGCGCTGAGTAAAGGACGGCACGACCAAATCACCGAGCGCCGCGCCGACCAGAACGTATCGCGGAGGCGGAAGCAGTTGTACGTCCGAGCGCTTGGCGATCTCGCGCAAATCGTCGACGTACAGGGCGGGAGCCTCTTCGACTTCGATCGTGTCGATCAGCAAAGCGATCGTATCGAGCAGATATTCTCGCGGTGGAACTTTTGCAAACGCGAACACGTGCTGCGAGACGTCGGCTTTTACCGATTGCAGCAACTTCTTCCAATACTCGAGCGGCTGATAGTACTCGAATTGGCCCAGTTCACGCTTTG encodes:
- a CDS encoding FmdB family zinc ribbon protein, which codes for MPLYDYQCSKCQALTEIRHGFDDNHSDPCPKCGGALKRVFNPAPILFKGSGFYITDSRPSKPAESKPAESKPAESKSSDSAA
- a CDS encoding methyltransferase domain-containing protein produces the protein MNLDAPVYTADEFQRESEYLETLLWEAIALQPGSKVLFCGYGPDGRQVERAVREGAKVTVIEHRNDQINAFAHLGATLLRGSTSVIPARDASFDLAISFHYLHEIDPFFHAQVLFELSRVAKRVALIEPAPPADPLGKRIALLYSQAKRELGQFEYYQPLEYWKKLLQSVKADVSQHVFAFAKVPPREYLLDTIALLIDTIEVEEAPALYVDDLREIAKRSDVQLLPPPRYVLVGAALGDLVVPSFTQRSTQNAIATRPSAAVVPSPASVQGASAAPIVSQETGYEFPPIDPPSAASHAAPAPANAPTEAGFGESAGFGFGSPEPVPSFSPGLPFGAPTPPDAASVPPPQPYPFGAPFAMPGESVAFGVPPEGVPPESSWEWEPPEEPEAT
- a CDS encoding M20 family metallopeptidase; amino-acid sequence: MIAQASTDVLERVVELRRAIHRRPELGFEEHETCALVERELDALGIEHRRLAKTGVAGILRGALPGHVVALRADMDALPITERTGLPFASEIAGKMHACGHDAHTAMLLGAARVLAGMRERLHGTVVLIFQPAEEGPGGAEPMIEAGVLDDPAVEAIAMLHVDARIAPGQIGITPGPVNASADELFITVRGKGGHGAYPHTSVDAIPAASAIVLGLQNIAARETDPLKSVVVTIGTIVGGYRNNVIADEVQMTGTLRAHEPEIRDALEARVRRVVDGIAAAYQATAEVRIVKGYPPVVNDPLLAEGFAAYMHEHSELSVERLPPTMGGEDFAYFAQRVPGLHVRLGIRSEAAGSTHSGHSPQFRIDEAALPAGVETLVAFAVAAGDGSVPIPEKKYQL